One window of Populus nigra chromosome 5, ddPopNigr1.1, whole genome shotgun sequence genomic DNA carries:
- the LOC133693177 gene encoding G-type lectin S-receptor-like serine/threonine-protein kinase B120 → MCVKTKPRFLLFVLLLLFVSHRTCFSIVGDTLLVGQSLSASQTLTSQNGTFELGFFKPDTSVNIYLGIWYKNFENEIIVWIANRESPLHDPASSKLELSADGNLVLLMNFTKTVWSTALASSMSNTSTAEAVLLDDGNFVVRDGSNPPTIYWQSFDYPTDTWLPGGKLGINKHTGQVQRLISWKNREDPAPGMFSIGMDPNGSSQFFVEWNRSHRYWSSGDWNGERFTLVPEMRLNYIYNFSYVSNENESYFTYSLYNTSYLSRFVIGVSGQMQQLIWLEGQWEWFLFWSQPKVPAEVYGLCGAFGVLNENSSSSCECLKGFKPLVQNDWFSGCVRKSPLQCQNKRSVGKEDRFLKISNLTLPANSKKYQKVSAERCRLDCMDICSCVAYAYNNNSGCSSWEGDLINLQHSGVADGRAGAEIYIRLAASELELQIGNNSTRTGNIKRTIRTTLAVAIPTTLFTLGLFMSFRCLRKGILIHKGKEYKGHDLLLFDFDTDPSSTNKESSSVDNRKNRWSKNMELPLFSYESVSVATGQFSDKLGEGGFGPVYKGKLPKGLEIAVKRLSERSGQGLEEFRNETILIAKLQHRNLVRLLGSCIERDEKMLIYEYMPNKSLDFFLFDANRGQILDWGTRIRIIEGIAQGLLYLHRYSRLRIIHRDLKPSNILLDSEMNPKISDFGMARIFGGNETQANTNRIVGTYGYMSPEYAMEGLFSIKSDVFSFGVLVLEIVSGKKNTSFYHSDSLNLLGHAWKLWNSNKALDLMDPILGDPPSTATLLRYINIGLLCVQESPADRPTMSDVISMIVNEHVALPEPKQPAFVAGRNMAEQRPLMSSSGVPSANNMTITAIDGR, encoded by the exons ATGTGTGTTAAGACAAAGCCACGTTTTTTGCTCTTTGTGCTGTTGTTGCTATTCGTTTCCCATAGGACTTGCTTCTCCATTGTAGGTGATACCCTTTTGGTTGGCCAATCTCTCTCTGCGAGCCAGACATTAACATCTCAAAACGGCACTTTTGAACTCGGTTTCTTCAAGCCAGACACTTCTGTAAACATTTACCTGGGAATATGGTATAAGAACTTTGAAAATGAGATCATTGTTTGGATAGCAAACAGGGAGAGCCCTTTACACGACCCAGCTTCATCGAAGCTTGAATTGTCAGCTGATGGCAATCTTGTCTTGCTGATGAATTTCACCAAAACAGTTTGGTCAACAGCTCTTGCATCTTCAATGTCGAATACTAGTACAGCAGAAGCAGTACTTCTTGATGATGGGAACTTTGTCGTAAGAGATGGCTCAAATCCACCTACCATATATTGGCAGAGTTTCGATTATCCAACAGACACATGGCTACCTGGTGGAAAGCTTGGAATCAACAAGCACACTGGGCAAGTGCAGCGGCTTATTTCCTGGAAAAACCGAGAAGATCCTGCACCAGGTATGTTCTCGATTGGGATGGACCCAAATGGAAGTAGTCAGTTTTTCGTAGAGTGGAACAGGTCACACAGGTATTGGAGCAGTGGTGATTGGAATGGAGAAAGATTTACCTTGGTGCCTGAGATGAGATTGAACTATATTTACAATTTTAGTTATGtatcaaatgaaaatgaaagctATTTCACCTATTCTTTGTACAATACCTCATATCTTTCAAGATTCGTGATTGGTGTTTCAGGACAGATGCAACAACTCATTTGGTTGGAAGGTCAATGGGAATGGTTTCTTTTTTGGTCTCAACCAAAAGTCCCAGCTGAAGTTTATGGTTTATGTGGGGCTTTTGGAGTCCTTAATGAAAATTCATCAAGTTCTTGTGAATGCCTGAAAGGTTTTAAACCATTAGTACAAAATGATTGGTTCAGTGGTTGTGTTAGGAAATCTCCTTTGCAGTGTCAAAATAAGAGAAGTGTTGGAAAGGAAGATAGATTCCTAAAGATTTCGAATCTGACATTACctgcaaattcaaaaaaatatcagaaagTGAGTGCTGAAAGATGTAGATTGGATTGCATGGATATTTGTTCTTGTGTAGCTTATGCCTATAATAATAACAGTGGGTGTTCTTCATGGGAAGGAGATCTTATAAACTTACAACATTCAGGGGTTGCTGATGGCCGGGCTGGAGCAGAAATTTACATCAGACTTGCTGCTTCTGAGCTTGAACTACAGATTGGTAATAACAGTACCCGAACAG GCAATATCAAAAGGACAATACGGACAACCTTGGCTGTGGCTATTCCAACAACTCTGTTTACCTTAGGCCTCTTCATGTCCTTCAGATGTCTGCGCAAAGGAATTCTCATACACAAAG GGAAGGAATATAAAGGTCACGATTTATTGCTCTTTGATTTCGATACCGATCCTAGCTCAACTAACAAAGAATCTAGCTCTGTTGACAATCGGAAGAATAGATGGAGTAAGAATATGGAATTGCCATTGTTCAGTTATGAGAGCGTATCAGTTGCAACTGGACAATTCTCAGACAAGCTTGGAGAGGGAGGATTTGGACCTGTTTATAAA GGCAAATTACCTAAGGGACTGGAAATAGCAGTGAAGAGGCTTTCAGAAAGATCTGGGCAGGGGCTTGAGGAGTTCAGAAATGAGACAATTCTAATCGCCAAACTCCAGCACCGGAATCTTGTCAGGCTATTAGGTTCCTGTATTGAACGGGATGAAAAAATGCTGATCTATGAGTACATGCCAAATAAAAGCTTGGATTTCTTTCTCTTTG ATGCAAACAGAGGACAAATCTTAGATTGGGGTACACGGATTCGGATAATCGAAGGAATTGCTCAAGGCCTTCTGTATCTACATAGATATTCACGGTTACGAATCATTCACAGGGATTTAAAGCCTAGCAACATTCTATTAGACAGtgaaatgaatccaaaaatatcCGATTTCGGGATGGCTCGAATTTTTGGAGGCAACGAAACTCAAGCAAACACCAACAGGATCGTTGGAACATA TGGCTATATGTCCCCTGAATATGCTATGGAGGGCCTCTTCTCAATAAAATCTGATGTGTTTAGCTTCGGGGTGCTGGTACTTGAGATTGTGAGCGGCAAGAAGAATACTAGTTTCTACCACAGCGACTCCCTCAATCTTCTTGGACAT GCATGGAAGTTATGGAATTCTAATAAAGCTTTGGACTTGATGGATCCAATCCTGGGAGATCCTCCTTCAACTGCTACGCTGTTGAGATACATAAACATAGGGCTTCTTTGTGTCCAGGAAAGTCCTGCTGATCGGCCTACAATGTCTGATGTTATATCCATGATCGTAAACGAACACGTGGCTCTCCCAGAACCTAAGCAACCTGCTTTTGTTGCAGGCAGAAACATGGCAGAACAAAGACCATTGATGAGCTCTTCTGGGGTACCTTCCGCGAATAATATGACAATAACGGCGATAGATGGGAGATAG
- the LOC133694917 gene encoding G-type lectin S-receptor-like serine/threonine-protein kinase At4g27290 — translation MCVITKPSFLLFVLLLFVSHWNCFSIEGDTLLIGQSLSASQTLISQNGIFELGFFKPGASLNIYLGIWYKNSADKMIVWVANRESPLNNPASSKLELSPDGILVLLTNFTKTVWSPALASSMPNNSTAQAALLDNGNFVIKDGSNPSAIYWQSFDNPTDTLLPGGKLGINKHTGKVQRLISWKNPEDPAPGMFSIAMDPDGSSQFFIEWNRSQMYWSSGVWNGQGFSMVPEMNLNYYFNYSYISNENESYFTFSVYNAEILSRYVIDVSGQIKQLNWLAGVRNWSEFWSQPRDQAGVYGLCGVFGVFHGNSSSSCECLKGFEPLVQNDWSSGCVRKSPLQCQNKKSSGKKDGFLKMSILTLPENSKTYQKVSVARCRLYCMKNCYCVAYAYNNSGCFLWEGDLINLKQSEIAAGRAGAEIYIRLAACELEPQIGSGSIRTGNIKGKIRTTLAVAVPATLITLGLFIYFSCLRKGKLIHKAKERTSHNLLRFDFDADPNSTTNESSSVDNRKKRWSKNIEFPLFSYESVSVATGQFSDKLGEGGFGPVYKGKLPTGLEIAVKRLSERSGQGLEEFRNETILIAKLQHRNLVRLLGSCIERDEKMLIYEYMPNKSLDFFLFDANRGQILDWGTRIRIIEGIAQGLLYLHRYSRLRIIHRDLKPSNILLDSEMNPKISDFGMARIFGGNETQAHTNRIVGTYGYMSPEYAMEGLFSIKSDVFSFGVLVLEIVSGKKNTSFYHSDTLHLLGHAWKLWNSNKALDLMDPILGDPPSTATLLRYINIGLLCVQESPADRPTMSDVISMIANEHVALPEPKQPAFVACRNMAEQGPLMSSSGVPSANNVTITAIDGR, via the exons ATGTGTGTTATTACAAAGCCAAGTTTCTTACTCTTTGTGCTGTTACTATTCGTTTCCCACTGGAATTGCTTCTCCATTGAAGGTGATACCCTTTTGATTGGCCAGTCTCTCTCTGCAAGCCAGACACTGATATCTCAAAATGGCATTTTTGAACTCGGTTTCTTCAAGCCAGGCGCTTCTTTAAACATTTACCTTGGAATTTGGTATAAGAACTCCGCAGATAAGATGATTGTTTGGGTGGCAAACAGGGAGAGCCCTTTAAACAACCCTGCTTCATCGAAGCTTGAATTGTCACCGGATGGCATTCTTGTCCTACTGACAAATTTCACCAAAACAGTTTGGTCACCAGCTCTTGCATCTTCAATGCCGAATAACAGTACAGCACAAGCAGCACTTCTTGATAATGGAAACTTTGTCATTAAAGATGGCTCAAACCCATCCGCTATTTACTGGCAGAGTTTTGACAATCCAACTGATACATTGCTACCTGGTGGAAAGCTTGGAATCAACAAGCACACTGGGAAAGTGCAGAGGCTTATTTCCTGGAAAAACCCAGAAGATCCTGCACCAGGTATGTTCTCGATTGCGATGGACCCGGATGGCAGTAGTCAGTTTTTTATAGAGTGGAACAGGTCACAGATGTATTGGAGCAGTGGGGTTTGGAATGGACAAGGATTTTCCATGGTTCCTGAGATGAATTTGAactattatttcaattatagtTATATATCGAATGAAAATGAAAGCTATTTCACCTTTTCTGTGTACAATGCTGAAATACTCTCAAGATACGTGATTGATGTTTCAGGAcaaatcaaacaattaaatTGGTTAGCAGGTGTTCGGAATTGGTCAGAATTCTGGTCCCAGCCGAGAGACCAAGCTGGTGTTTATGGTTTATGCGGGGTTTTTGGAGTCTTTCATGGAAATTCATCGAGCTCTTGTGAATGCTTGAAAGGTTTTGAACCATTAGTACAAAATGATTGGTCAAGCGGTTGTGTTAGGAAATCTCCTTTGCAGtgtcaaaataagaaaagtagTGGGAAAAAAGATGGGTTCCTGAAGATGTCGATTCTGACATTAccagaaaattcaaaaacatatcaaaaagtGAGTGTTGCAAGATGTAGATTGTATTGCATGAAAAATTGTTATTGCGTGGCTTATGCCTATAATAACAGTGGGTGTTTTTTATGGGAAGGAGATCTTATAAACTTAAAACAGTCAGAGATTGCTGCTGGGAGGGCTGGAGCAGAAATTTACATCAGACTTGCTGCTTGTGAGCTTGAACCTCAGATTGGTAGTGGCAGTATCCGAACAG GCAATATCAAAGGGAAAATACGGACAACCTTGGCTGTGGCTGTTCCAGCAACTCTGATTACCTTAGGCCTCTTCATATACTTCAGTTGTCTGCGCAAGGGAAAGCTCATACACAAAG cGAAGGAACGTACAAGTCACAATTTATTGCGTTTTGATTTCGATGCCGATCCTAACTCAACTACCAATGAATCTAGCTCTGTTGACAATCGGAAGAAAAGATGGAGTAAAAATATAGAATTTCCATTATTCAGTTATGAGAGCGTATCAGTTGCAACTGGACAGTTCTCAGATAAGCTTGGAGAGGGAGGATTCGGACCTGTTTATAAG GGAAAATTACCCACGGGACTGGAAATAGCAGTGAAGAGGCTTTCAGAAAGATCTGGGCAGGGGCTTGAGGAGTTCAGAAATGAGACAATTCTAATCGCCAAACTCCAGCACCGGAATCTTGTCAGGCTACTGGGTTCCTGTATTGAACGGGATGAGAAAATGCTAATCTATGAGTACATGCCAAATAAAAGCTTGGATTTCTTTCTCTTTG aTGCAAACAGAGGACAAATCTTAGATTGGGGTACACGGATTCGGATAATCGAAGGAATTGCTCAAGGCCTTCTGTATCTACATAGATACTCGCGGTTACGAATCATTCACAGGGATTTAAAACCTAGCAACATTCTATTAGACAGtgaaatgaatccaaaaatatcCGATTTCGGGATGGCTCGAATTTTCGGAGGCAACGAAACTCAAGCACACACCAACAGGATCGTTGGAACATA TGGCTATATGTCCCCTGAATATGCTATGGAGGGTCTCTTCTCAATAAAATCTGATGTGTTTAGCTTCGGGGTGCTGGTACTTGAGATTGTGAGCGGCAAGAAGAACACTAGTTTCTACCACAGCGACACCCTCCATCTTCTTGGACAT GCATGGAAGTTATGGAATTCTAATAAAGCTTTGGACTTGATGGATCCAATCCTGGGAGATCCTCCTTCAACTGCTACGCTGTTGAGATACATAAACATAGGGCTTCTTTGTGTCCAGGAAAGTCCTGCTGATCGGCCTACAATGTCTGATGTTATATCCATGATCGCAAACGAACACGTAGCTCTCCCAGAACCTAAGCAACCTGCTTTTGTTGCATGCAGAAACATGGCAGAACAAGGACCATTGATGAGCTCTTCTGGGGTACCTTCTGCGAATAATGTGACAATAACAGCGATAGATGGGAGATAG